TGTTCAGGAGTACAATTATAATACCGTGTAAAACTATTCACGAAAGTATCCACATTTTTATACCCTGTTTCCTTTGCGATCTTCTCCAGGCATGCATCTTTCTTTGTTAATAACAACGCTGCTTTTTCCAGTCGCCACAGGATCACAAAAGCCTCTACGCTGGTACCATACAAACCTTTGAAACCCTCCTGTAATTTTGCAACAGGAATATCGAACAGCTGGCACAATTCCACTGTGGAAATTCCAGTTGTATTCGCTTTAATATGCGCTTTCACACTATCAATACTATTCACATCTTCATTGGTGAGTGGCGGGTATTCAACAAGTTCTTTTTGTAGCCGTGCAAAGAAATGAATGAGTAACAATTCACATTGCTTACTAATGTACCGGCTGCGTGCAAAGGTATTTCCTCCCAGTGGATTCCGTATTTGTTCAAGGAGTAATGAACAATAGGCATCCATTGTTACACCATTCATGTTGATCACACCACCACGCAGGTTATTTGCAATAGCAGGTAATATAGTTTCTTCAAGAAACGCATTATCCGCCAGTGAAGGGAGTAAGGCTTCATCAAACTCGATGTTAAGAAAGCAATGCGTACCCGGATGTATAGTCACCGCTTTTTCTTCTTGGGTTACGTAAAATAAATTCAGATCTCCCTGCTGCACATGTTCGGTGAACCCTCCACGCATCATGGAATGGACATTCAGGGAACTAAGAGTCACTCCTAAATGTAAACCCGGTGCATCTACCCGGGGATGAATTTCTGTAACCTGGGAAGTGATGGCATGATGTTGCCATACCCGGTATGGGGGCGCTTCCAGCAATTGCTTGAATACAAAAACGCGGGCATTACCATATACCGTTCTCCTCGCGTAAGGAATAATATAGGAATGCATGATCTCGGGAACATTTTCGACCTTGACGAAGTCGGCGAAAATTTGTTGTTCTGCCTGTCTGATTAAATTCATATCAGATATAAGTAGCTTAACCTTAGCCCTTGGTACTCAAAATACCTATAAATAAAGCGATAAAATTTGAATTTTAATCCCCTAAAATGGCAGCGGCATCCGTATGGGCCAGTGAATGGCTTAAAAATCAATAGCCTTGCCCGAAGGGAATCTGGCTGATTTCCGGGCAATAAAGAAGAGAACAGGTACGCCACCTGGTAATTGAGTAATAGTATTCTAACCCAAAAATGATTATATTTAATCATACCCAAACCTGTAAATATGGCAACCAAAATCGTGTCTTGTCTGGCATTGCTATGCCTTTGCCTCACTGTAGCCACCGCACAACAAAAAGTAACCGGAAAAGTCACAGATGCCACCACTGGCGCCCCATTAGAAGGAATCACTGTAAGAGTCAAACTAAGTAGTGCCGGCTCCTTAACAAACAAGTCCGGGGAATATGTAATCGAAGCCAAAGCCACGGACGTGCTCGAAATCAGTGCCATCGGCTTCAATGCCCAGGCGATTTCAGTCAATGGCCGCTCCGTGGTCGATGTAAAATTAGTCTCCGCTGTCTCGGAATTGAACCAGATCGTGCTCGTAGGTAGCCGTGGTACAGGTAGGGCCAGAACCGAAACCCCTGTTCCGGTAGATGTCATCCCTATCGCCCAGGCAGCCCTCCCCACTGCTAAAACCGACCTGACTGCAATCTTAAACATGGCCGCCCCTTCCCTGAATTACAACAAGCAGAGTGGGAGTGATGGCGCAGACATGATTGACCTGGCTACTCTCCGGGGCTTGGGACCTGATCAAACCCTGGTACTGGTTAATGGGAAAAGACGGCACCAGACCGCCTTCGTAGCCGTTTATGGTACCCGTGGCCGGGGTAACTCCGGCACAGACCTCAATGCTATTCCAGAAGCTGCCATTGACAGGGTCGAAATTCTGCGCGACGGGGCCTCCGCACAATATGGCTCCGATGCCATCGCCGGGGTGATCAATATTATCCTCAAAAAAGATGTGAACCACCTCAATGTCACCGCAGGTTATGCCGGCTATTATGACCATAAGTATAATACCTGGTTTGGCCGTAAGCAATCTCAATATCAATACGGCGTTCCCATTGATGGTAATACGGGTACCCTGGGCCTTAGTTATGGCCTTCCACTGGGAAGACATGGTGGTTTCCTGAACTTCTCCGGCAATTTTCTCATTCAGGGTAAAACCTACCGGCAAGCCCTGGATACAGACCTGAATCACAAAGATGGACTGCCTGTCAATAGTGTGAGAAGAGGAGCTGGTGATGGATCCCGCATGAATGGGGGAGGAATGATCAACCTGGAAGTACCCCTGGGTACGGGAAAAACTTCCTTGTATGCATTTGGTGGTTATAATTATAAAAGCTCCGATGCCTTTGCCTATTCCCGCTCCTTTGCAGGTCACCCGGACCGTTTCCCGACTGATGACGGTGGTCATCTGATCTTCCATAAAGATATTATGTATGCTGTGCCGGACGATACCATTTTCGATCCTCATATCCAGACCCATGTCAGTGATGTCTCTGCAGCTGTAGGGGTAAAAGGTGAATTTGGAGAAGGCTGGACCTGGGATGTGAGCAATACCCTGGGCAGAAACAATTTTCATTTTTATGGGGATAAGACCTTCAACGCCTCCCTGGGGGCAAAATCGCCCACGCACTTCGATGATGGCGGTTTCTCATTTTTACAGAACACCACTAATGTGACCTTCACTAAAGCAATTCATCATTTAAACCTTGCCTTTGGTGCCGAATACCGCTATGAAAGATATAGCATCTATGCTGGTGAAGAAGCGTCATACACCAATTACGATCCTACTTTCTATAAAGCCACGGGTTCCCAGGGCTTCCCCGGTTATCGCCCCAGCGATGAGGTGGCCGCCAATCGTGGTAACATAGCTGCCTATGTAGACGCAGAAATGGATGTAACCGATAAATGGCTGGTAGGTGCTGCTATCAGGGCAGAGAACTATTCGGATTTTGGATTCACGACGAATTATAAACTGGCTACCCGTTACAAGCTTACGAGCAATTTTAATATCCGTGCCTCTGTCAGTACAGGTTTCAGGGCACCTTCCCTGCAACAGATCAACTACAGTTCCCAGTATACTAACGTACAGGGGGGTACTATTTCCGAAGTAAAGATTGCGCCTAATTACAATGCGATCACCCGGGCAGCAGGCATCCCTGATCTGAAACAGGAAAAGTCGCTGAATGCCAGTCTCGGTTTTACCTGGAAACCAGTGCCTGTACTAACTGTAACAGTAGATGGATATTATGTGAAGGTAAAAGATCGTATCGTACTCTCCGGGCAGTTTAATGCAGGGGATACAACCCTGGATGCAGAAGTATATAACACACTTAACGCCCTGCACATTGACAATGCACAGTTCTTTGCCAATGCTGTGAATACTTCCAACTACGGGGTAGACCTCGTGGTAGATTACAACAAACGCTGGAGCAATCAGCATTTCCGTGTATTATTTACAGGCAATGTGCAGCAGATGAGTATTGACAAAATTAACGTACCAGCGAAGCTGAATGACAGCTATGTACATCGTCAATCTTTCTTCAGCGACCGTGAGCAGCGCTTTGTAAAAGCTTCTGCGCCACCGGTGAAGATGGGCCTCAACCTGGAATATGGTTTCGATAAATGGAGTTTTGGTTCACACCTCACTTACTTTGGTAAGATATCGCTCTTTGGTTACGGCTATTCCGGCGACCTGTCAGGTACCGGTATTAACCCGATCGTAGAACTGGATGAAGGTGGAAAAACAGTGCCGGAATTATTTGTGTACAAAGGAAAGCTGGTGACTGATCTTTATGTAAGTCATAAATTCAGCCGGCATATCAACCTGTTTGTAGGGGTGGATAATGTATTTAATGTACATCCTGATTTAGGCTATGTGCAAGGAGCGAAGCTTTCAGCGTTTGATGGTGAAGCGGGTGGTGCCTGGGATCCTGTGCAGATGGGGGTCAATGGTATGCGCTTATTTACGAGAATCGCATTAGACTTTTAATTTTTCAATAAACAGGAACGGCTCCCTTCGGGAGCCGTTCCTGTTTTGTATTTTTATAAAGCTCCTACAGAACTTTAGAAACCTTGATAGTATTTGTTGGCAGGTGTTCTGCTACCGGAGTAGAACCAGTATTTACAACGATATCATCAGTTTTCAGGAATCCTTTATCTTTCAGGGTGCTGATCTGATCTTTGATAATATTGTCCAGACCGATTTCTTCATTGTAGTAGAAAGCACGTACACCCCAGCTCAGGCTCAGCTGATTTACCAAAGTCTTTTCTTTAGTAAATACGAACAGTGGAGAGCGTGGACGGTAGCTGCTCAGCATAAAGCCGGTGTAACCACTCTGGGTCATACCAACCAGTGCATTTGCTTCCAGGTCTTCAGCCATCTTACAAGCGTTGTAGCAAAGTGCATCGCTCAGGAAGGTTGGAGAATGACGGTGAGGGATCAGGTTACGGTTGTAGATGATTTCTTCTTTCTCAACTTCACCGATGATCTTACGCATAGTCTGGATAACCAGTTCTGGGAACTGACCAGTTGCAGTTTCACCGCTCAGCATCACAGCATCAGCACCTTCCAGCACCGCATTAGCTACGTCAGTGATTTCGCTACGGTTAGGGCGGGTACGGTCGATCATGGATTCCATCATCTGGGTAGCCACGATTACCGGCTTAGCACGGTGAATACATTTACGGATAATATCTTTCTGGATCATTGGGATCTGCTCTACTGGCAGTTCCACACCCAGGTCACCACGAGCGATCATTACGCCGTCGCTTTCCCAGATGATCTCTTTCAGATTTGCGATAGCCTCAGGCTTTTCGATCTTAGAGATAACTTTGATCTTAGAGTTACGTTCTTTCAAACGTTTACGAATCAGTTGCAGGTCAGCAGCATCTCTTACAAATGACAGGGCAACCCAGTCACAGTTATGGTCGATGATGAATTCCAGATCTTCTACGTCTTTTGGAGTCAGCGCTGGCAGAGATACTTTAGTATCTGGCAGGTTGAAACCTTTCTTAGAAGACAGAACACCTGGCAGGGTAACTTCAGCTTTGATTTCACCTGCAGCAGTGATTTCTTTTACTACAGTTTCGATCTTACCGTCATCCAGCAGAATTTTCTGACCTGGTTTTACATCTTTATGCAGATCAGCATAAGATACATATATTCTTTCGGCAGTACCAACTACCTTCTCGTTTACGAAAGTCAGGATCATACCCGGAACCAGTGGCAGCGCATTGTTAGCGATTTCACCTACGCGCAGTTTTGGTCCTTGCAGGTCAGCCAGGATGGCAACATTGAAAGATTCAACTTCGTTGATCTGGCGAATGTAGCCAATGATGCGAAGTTTGTCTTCGTGAGAGCCATGTGAAAAGTTCAGGCGGAACACGTTTACGCCGGCTTTTACCAGGGCCAGTAATTTGTCGTAAGTGTCGCATGCCGGTCCTACTGTGGCAACTATCTTCGTTTTGTGTTTAGATATATCTTGTGTACTCATAGCTCTTATTTTAACTCGCAAGTATTTTTACTATTTTAAACCATTCCGGATCGATCTGCTCTTTGGCTTTAATGGCCTGTTCCAGAGGTGTATATTGGATTTTGTTGTTTACAATTCCTACCATAACATTGGAAGTGCCATTCAACAACGCTTCTACAGCAGCATAACCCATACGGCTAGCCAGGATACGGTCCTGACAGGTAGGACTACCACCACGTTGAATATGTCCGAGGATGGTTACGCGGGTATCCAGTTGAGGACATTGTTCCTTAATCTGGCGTGCTACCGCTTCTGCGCCACCAGCAGCAGAACCTTCTGCTACCACGATGATGTTTACTAATTTCTTGCGGCGTTCGTTAGCCTGCAGTTCCAGGATAATGTCTTGAACATCGATAATGTGCTCAGGAGTCATAATGTGCTCAGCACCAGTAGAAATACCACTGTGGAGAGCTATATAACCAGCATCACGCCCCATTACTTCTATGATAAATAAGCGGTCGTGTGCATCAGCTGTATCACGGATCTTGTCTATCGCATCTACTGCTGTATTCACAGCTGTATCAAACCCAATGGTAAAATCTGAACCGGCAATGTCTTTGTCAATTGTGCCTGGCAGACCTATGCACGGAATATCAAATTCCTGGCTCATCTTGTACGCACCATTGAAAGAACCATCGCCACCGATTACTACGATACCATCGATGTTGTGCTTCTTTAAATTTTCGTAGGCTTTTTTACGGCCTTCGGCTTCGTAAAACTCTTTACAACGGGCTGTTTTTAAGATTGTACCACCGCGCTGTATAATGTTGGCAACAGATTTAGACTCCAAAGGAAAGATTTCGTTCTTCAACATTCCCCTGTAACCATACATGACACCAAAAACATTCAGCTGATTGTAAATTCCCGTTCTTACAACTGCACGAACGGCAGCATTCATGCCCGGCGCGTCTCCGCCTGATGTAAGGACCGCAATGTTGTTAACTTTTTTCATAGTTATGTTATATTTCCCTCTCTACGTTGTTTTTATGTGGGAATTCCCCGACGTTGAACCTGTGATGCCCAGTTTATACCCCAAATGTGTCATAGTGGTATACTCCGAATATTCTAACAATCTCTTTCCGCAAGTCAGCTTCTTTTCCTGATTATCACATTCCTTATGCATAAATTGCCAGAAAAATATTTAATTGGCGCACAAAAATAACATTTTGGATATTCTTTCTAATAGTAATCTGATGAATTAAAGAAAATTTTCAATTTCAGTTAACCAATAGAGTATTTTTTTAAAAAAATATACATATGTATAATTTAAATGCAATAATGCAACGTCTACCTGCTTTAATTTTTACTTTTATTAATTCCTCTTTGCTTCTTACCACTATGTCTACAGCGCAAGCGCAATCACAACAACCTGGCATTGCTTATCCGCAAACACGGAAAACCGACGTCTCAGATAACTACCATGGCACTACTATTGCCGACCCTTATCGCTGGCTGGAGGACGATAATAGTCCTGAAACCAAAGCATGGGTAAAGGAGCAAAATACGATCACCCAGAATTATCTTGCAAAGATACCTTTCCGCGACTCGATAAAAAATCGTCTGGAAGTGTTATGGAATTATCCAAAAACAGCTGCACCGGATCATAGAGGTAACTATCTATACTTCTACAAAAACGATGGTTTGCAAAACCAGGCTGTACTGTACAGGCAGGCAACCACCCCTGGCGCTAAGCCCGAATTATTCATCGATCCAAATAAATTATCTGCCGATGGTACAACAGCTTTAGGCACCGTACAGTTCTCTAAAGACGGAAAATATGCCGCTTACCTGATTGCAAAGGCTGGTTCCGACTGGCAGCAGGCCCATGTAATGGACGTAGCTACCAAAACTTTGCTCCCCGATAGCCTGAACTGGCTCAAATTCACCGGTCTTTCCTGGAGAGGAGATGGCTTTTATTATAGTCGCTATGACGAACCCACCGAAGCCAGCAAACTCTCTAAAAAGAACGAATTCCATAAAATTTACTACCACAAGGTAGGTACTTCTCAGGATAAGGATGTACTGATTCACGCTGATTCAGATCACCCACTACGCAATTTTTCAGCAAGTGTTACCGAAGACGAACGTTTCCTGCTCTTAAGCGCGTCAGAAGGCACTTCCGGCAATGAAATATGGTTCCGCGACATGAAAAATCCTGACCAAAAGGAGTTCAAATTGCTGATCAAAGGCTTCGAATATGAGCCAAATGTAATAGACAATGACGGCGATAAGCTGCTCGTGATCACCAACGAAGGCGCACCGAACTATAAAGTAGAGCTGATCGATACCAAAAATCCCCAGGGCCCCCGCAAGCTGATCATCCCTGAACGAAAAGAAACCCTGGTACATGTCGGTACCGGCGGTGGAAAACTGTTTGCCGTATACCTGCAGGATGCCGCTAACCGTGTATACCAATTAGACTATGCAGGCCACCTGGAAAGAGAGATCAAACTCCCTGGCATCGGTACCGCCTCCGGATTCGGCGGTAAAAAAGAAGACAAGGAATTCTATTACACCTTTAATTCATATGTGACACCGGCCCTGATATATAAATATGAAATAACAAATGGCCACTCCTCCCTTTACTTCAAACCTGAGCTGAAATTCGATCCTTCCCAGTACGAAACCAAACAGGTATTCTTTAATAGTAAAGATGGTACCCGCATTCCAATGTTCCTTTCCTATAAGAAAGGAATCAAACTAAATGGCAACAATCCTGTATTCCTGTATGGTTACGGTGGATTTAATATCCCGCTCACCCCTTCTTTCAGCGTATCCAACCTGTTCTTTATGGAGCAAGGCGGTATTTTTGCACAGGTAACCCTGCGTGGTGGTGCGGAGTATGGCGAAGAATGGCACAAAGCTGGTATGTTTGAGAAGAAGCAGAATGTATTCGATGACTTTATCGGTGCAGCAGAATTCCTGATCAAAGAAAAATATACCAATACCTCCAAATTAGCAGTACACGGCCGATCAAATGGTGGGCTGCTGATAGGGGCAGTGATGACACAACGCCCTGATCTGTTCAGGGTAGCAATACCCACTGTAGGGGTACTGGATATGCTGCGCTACCAAAACTTTACAATCGGATGGGCATGGGGTGTGGAATATGGCACCAGCGATAAGGAAGATCAGTTCAGATACCTGATCAAATACTCACCACTGCACAACCTGAAGCCAGGGACCTCTTATCCTGCTACTATGGTCACTACAGGCGATCATGATGATAGGGTAGTGCCTGCACACTCATTTAAATTTGCAGCTACACTGCAGGCAGATAATGCAGGCCCTAACCCAACGCTTATACGTATCGATACCCAGGCAGGCCATGGTGCAGGTAAGCCGACAGGCAAGCTGATAGAAGAGTCTGCGGACATCTGGGCTTTTGTGATGTATAACCTGGGCATGCATTTCAAAAATTAAATTGAATGGCCAATGCCGCTTCCCAAAAACGCTGATGCCGCAGGCATCAGCGTTTTTTTTTAACCAAACTCTTTTCTTCGTAATTTTAGCAAAAGGCATAATTATGAAGGTATTAATCACAGGAAGTAACGGATTATTGGGCCAGCACCTTATCCCCCTATTTTCAAAGGATTCCCGCTACGAAGTTATTGCTACCGGCAGGGGCGCCAATCGCCTCCCCAACCAGGATGGGTATCTCTATGAACCCGCAAATCTCAGGGATTCCTCCAGCGTAAATCAGTTACTACAGAAGCATCAGCCAGATATCGT
This window of the Chitinophaga sancti genome carries:
- a CDS encoding helix-turn-helix domain-containing protein yields the protein MNLIRQAEQQIFADFVKVENVPEIMHSYIIPYARRTVYGNARVFVFKQLLEAPPYRVWQHHAITSQVTEIHPRVDAPGLHLGVTLSSLNVHSMMRGGFTEHVQQGDLNLFYVTQEEKAVTIHPGTHCFLNIEFDEALLPSLADNAFLEETILPAIANNLRGGVINMNGVTMDAYCSLLLEQIRNPLGGNTFARSRYISKQCELLLIHFFARLQKELVEYPPLTNEDVNSIDSVKAHIKANTTGISTVELCQLFDIPVAKLQEGFKGLYGTSVEAFVILWRLEKAALLLTKKDACLEKIAKETGYKNVDTFVNSFTRYYNCTPEQFRKL
- a CDS encoding TonB-dependent receptor produces the protein MATKIVSCLALLCLCLTVATAQQKVTGKVTDATTGAPLEGITVRVKLSSAGSLTNKSGEYVIEAKATDVLEISAIGFNAQAISVNGRSVVDVKLVSAVSELNQIVLVGSRGTGRARTETPVPVDVIPIAQAALPTAKTDLTAILNMAAPSLNYNKQSGSDGADMIDLATLRGLGPDQTLVLVNGKRRHQTAFVAVYGTRGRGNSGTDLNAIPEAAIDRVEILRDGASAQYGSDAIAGVINIILKKDVNHLNVTAGYAGYYDHKYNTWFGRKQSQYQYGVPIDGNTGTLGLSYGLPLGRHGGFLNFSGNFLIQGKTYRQALDTDLNHKDGLPVNSVRRGAGDGSRMNGGGMINLEVPLGTGKTSLYAFGGYNYKSSDAFAYSRSFAGHPDRFPTDDGGHLIFHKDIMYAVPDDTIFDPHIQTHVSDVSAAVGVKGEFGEGWTWDVSNTLGRNNFHFYGDKTFNASLGAKSPTHFDDGGFSFLQNTTNVTFTKAIHHLNLAFGAEYRYERYSIYAGEEASYTNYDPTFYKATGSQGFPGYRPSDEVAANRGNIAAYVDAEMDVTDKWLVGAAIRAENYSDFGFTTNYKLATRYKLTSNFNIRASVSTGFRAPSLQQINYSSQYTNVQGGTISEVKIAPNYNAITRAAGIPDLKQEKSLNASLGFTWKPVPVLTVTVDGYYVKVKDRIVLSGQFNAGDTTLDAEVYNTLNALHIDNAQFFANAVNTSNYGVDLVVDYNKRWSNQHFRVLFTGNVQQMSIDKINVPAKLNDSYVHRQSFFSDREQRFVKASAPPVKMGLNLEYGFDKWSFGSHLTYFGKISLFGYGYSGDLSGTGINPIVELDEGGKTVPELFVYKGKLVTDLYVSHKFSRHINLFVGVDNVFNVHPDLGYVQGAKLSAFDGEAGGAWDPVQMGVNGMRLFTRIALDF
- the pyk gene encoding pyruvate kinase, whose product is MSTQDISKHKTKIVATVGPACDTYDKLLALVKAGVNVFRLNFSHGSHEDKLRIIGYIRQINEVESFNVAILADLQGPKLRVGEIANNALPLVPGMILTFVNEKVVGTAERIYVSYADLHKDVKPGQKILLDDGKIETVVKEITAAGEIKAEVTLPGVLSSKKGFNLPDTKVSLPALTPKDVEDLEFIIDHNCDWVALSFVRDAADLQLIRKRLKERNSKIKVISKIEKPEAIANLKEIIWESDGVMIARGDLGVELPVEQIPMIQKDIIRKCIHRAKPVIVATQMMESMIDRTRPNRSEITDVANAVLEGADAVMLSGETATGQFPELVIQTMRKIIGEVEKEEIIYNRNLIPHRHSPTFLSDALCYNACKMAEDLEANALVGMTQSGYTGFMLSSYRPRSPLFVFTKEKTLVNQLSLSWGVRAFYYNEEIGLDNIIKDQISTLKDKGFLKTDDIVVNTGSTPVAEHLPTNTIKVSKVL
- the pfkA gene encoding 6-phosphofructokinase, with the translated sequence MKKVNNIAVLTSGGDAPGMNAAVRAVVRTGIYNQLNVFGVMYGYRGMLKNEIFPLESKSVANIIQRGGTILKTARCKEFYEAEGRKKAYENLKKHNIDGIVVIGGDGSFNGAYKMSQEFDIPCIGLPGTIDKDIAGSDFTIGFDTAVNTAVDAIDKIRDTADAHDRLFIIEVMGRDAGYIALHSGISTGAEHIMTPEHIIDVQDIILELQANERRKKLVNIIVVAEGSAAGGAEAVARQIKEQCPQLDTRVTILGHIQRGGSPTCQDRILASRMGYAAVEALLNGTSNVMVGIVNNKIQYTPLEQAIKAKEQIDPEWFKIVKILAS
- a CDS encoding prolyl oligopeptidase family serine peptidase, with amino-acid sequence MSTAQAQSQQPGIAYPQTRKTDVSDNYHGTTIADPYRWLEDDNSPETKAWVKEQNTITQNYLAKIPFRDSIKNRLEVLWNYPKTAAPDHRGNYLYFYKNDGLQNQAVLYRQATTPGAKPELFIDPNKLSADGTTALGTVQFSKDGKYAAYLIAKAGSDWQQAHVMDVATKTLLPDSLNWLKFTGLSWRGDGFYYSRYDEPTEASKLSKKNEFHKIYYHKVGTSQDKDVLIHADSDHPLRNFSASVTEDERFLLLSASEGTSGNEIWFRDMKNPDQKEFKLLIKGFEYEPNVIDNDGDKLLVITNEGAPNYKVELIDTKNPQGPRKLIIPERKETLVHVGTGGGKLFAVYLQDAANRVYQLDYAGHLEREIKLPGIGTASGFGGKKEDKEFYYTFNSYVTPALIYKYEITNGHSSLYFKPELKFDPSQYETKQVFFNSKDGTRIPMFLSYKKGIKLNGNNPVFLYGYGGFNIPLTPSFSVSNLFFMEQGGIFAQVTLRGGAEYGEEWHKAGMFEKKQNVFDDFIGAAEFLIKEKYTNTSKLAVHGRSNGGLLIGAVMTQRPDLFRVAIPTVGVLDMLRYQNFTIGWAWGVEYGTSDKEDQFRYLIKYSPLHNLKPGTSYPATMVTTGDHDDRVVPAHSFKFAATLQADNAGPNPTLIRIDTQAGHGAGKPTGKLIEESADIWAFVMYNLGMHFKN